From the genome of Colletotrichum higginsianum IMI 349063 chromosome 4, whole genome shotgun sequence, one region includes:
- a CDS encoding Taurine catabolism dioxygenase codes for MAAVQVGSTPREAPPASSGERRWSNAEVSHLFEPFAVPGQQDTATFGLPWSAPFPLGLKVTAALSLAESVEAIKSFTQSGDTARLVKQHGGAILIRGLPIETPDDYSKVAHAFGFRPHVEVGRPPLRTVLAPNVKTANEGPPELPIWPHSEYGWSTINPAWLTFSALKLPESGGATPITSAIYIAYELSRQRPQFLSQLRNKGVKYVYRYTPNPLVSNTGTSVRGAYGQEVTDDDDEATARGKIEDEVRRHSDRFEWHDDGSISVTHIVPAVRIHDPTEATVFFGNVTSAWGRSRHHGATRPPFRGDDGSYHPPPTYGDGAPIDVEDLDLLLKLAEEGAVDVEWERGDLVLLDNYAVMHSRKPWKGTRQVLAALWDDDDGNDRRIRDFPEGLELLKASPRVPRRDSE; via the exons ATGGCAGCGGTTCAAGTAGGATCCACTCCACGAGAAGCTCCTCCAGCTTCATCGGGAGAACGTCGATGGAGCAACGCGGAAGTTTCGCACCTCTTCGAGCCCTTTGCGGTCCCTGGCCAGCAAGACACAGCCACCTTTGGTCTCCCGTGGTCCGCCCCCTTTCCTCTCGGCCTCAAGGTGACAGCCGCTCTCAGCCTCGCGGAAAGCGTCGAAGCCATCAAGAGCTTCACGCAGTCCGGTGACACCGCGCGTCTGGTCAAGCAGCACGGGGGCGCCATCCTGATCCGCGGACTCCCGATCGAGACGCCCGACGACTACAGCAAAGTCGCCCACGCCTTTGGCTTCCGTCCCCACGTCGAGGTTGGGCGGCCTCCGTTGCGGACAGTTCTGGCGCCTAATGTGAAAACGGCCAATGAAGG CCCGCCAGAGCTGCCCATTTGGCCACACAGCGAGTATGGATGGAGCACCATCAACCCAGCCTGGTTGACTTTCAGCGCCCTCAAGTTGCCAGAGTCTG GCGGCGCAACTCCAATCACCTCGGCCATCTACATTGCGTACGAACTCTCTCGCCAAAGACCCCAGTTCCTCTCGCAGCTTCGCAACAAGGGCGTCAAGTACGTCTACCGCTACACGCCAAACCCGCTCGTCTCCAACACGGGCACGAGCGTGCGCGGGGCCTACGGCCAAGAGGTCAcagatgacgacgatgaggcaACGGCCCGGGGCAagatcgaggacgaggtccgGCGCCATAGCGACCGCTTCGAGTggcacgacgacggcagcatcAGCGTGACGCACATCGTCCCCG CCGTTCGGATCCACGATCCCACCGAAGCAACCGTCTTCTTTGGAAACGTCACCTCGGCCTGGGGGCGTAGCCGGCACCATGGTGCGACGCGGCCGCCCTTCCGCGGGGACGACGGGTCGTaccacccgccgccgacctacggcgacggcgcgccgatcgacgtcgaggacttGGACCTGCTGCTGAAGCTCGCAGAGGAGggggccgtcgacgtcgagtgGGAGAGGGGAGACCTGGTGCTCCTTGAT AATTACGCCGTGATGCACTCCCGCAAGCCGTGGAAGGGCACGCGCCAGGTCCTCGCTGCTCTGtgggatgacgacgacggcaacgacagGAGGATCAGGGATTTCCCCGAGGGCCTGGAGTTGTTGAAGGCCAGTCCCCGTGTGCCTCGGAGAGACTCCGAGtaa
- a CDS encoding Outer membrane autotransporter barrel protein codes for MEINWDLIFKEAFSFFVSAGPAQAYQALEASRQQQPGMYLSNTFTLAAVAQLAAAASCPASGPPTYPKATPENTAFIPFVNKFPLIDSTPSLEFSVATKWSAPVSVPSAGMDTGSTGVMIGAGLLGFSDSNAPFDKSRPGNEYLSSSGRLWQGYWIDANLTFRSGPDERGYRQDVVTAVPVMVVTEASVCRAWKTQGSCTEAQKSNITMWPSNIHYVGVGFGRGSSEQPDALPDKVPLIHVTQIGGRPVGGDMHQGYIITREGVEVGLTSDNAGGFCKTKLELRAGSTATDWQMAKMAIRINDSPWDHGHALFDTGIPQAYVAVNDVVSSRANTTTSKFIKTHPKVLARRSKVVVCVPDEENPIATYTVVAQGAGRPDPATMQPSGFVMESAPSADRGPYINTGRMFYNGFDAMFDSECGWFGLSEISEEGGSKKRATCPA; via the coding sequence ATGGAGATCAACTGGGACCTGATATTTAAAGAGGCCTTCTCTTTCTTCGTCTCTGCCGGGCCTGCACAAGCATATCAGGCCCTCGAAGCAAGcagacagcagcagcccggCATGTATCTCTCAAACACCTTCACCCTCGCGGCGGTCGCGCAGCTCGCCGCAGCCGCATCGTGCCCGGCCTCGGGCCCGCCGACATACCCAAAGGCGACGCCGGAGAACACGGCCTTCATCCCCTTCGTCAACAAGTTCCCCCTCATCGACAGCACCCCGTCCCTCGAGTTCTCCGTGGCGACAAAGTGGTCCGCCCCCGTGTCCGTCCCTTCGGCCGGCATGGACACGGGCTCGACCGGCGTCAtgatcggcgccggcctgctcggctTCTCGGACAGCAACGCGCCCTTCGACAAGAGCCGCCCCGGCAACGAGTACCTCTCCTCCAGCGGCCGCCTCTGGCAGGGCTACTGGATCGACGCCAACCTCACGTTCCGTTCGGGGCCGGACGAGCGCGGGTACCGGCAGGACGTCGTGACCGCCGTTCCCGTCAtggtcgtcaccgaggcCAGCGTCTGCCGCGCCTGGAAGACGCAAGGGTCCTGCACCGAGGCGCAGAAGTCCAACATCACCATGTGGCCCAGCAACATCCACtacgtcggcgtcggcttcggccgcgGCAGCTCCGAGCAGCCGGACGCGCTGCCGGACAAGGTGCCGCTCATCCACGTCACGCAGATcggcggccggccggtcggcggcgacatgCACCAGGGCTACATCATCACCAGGgaaggcgtcgaggtcggcctcaCGAGCGAcaacgccggcggcttcTGCAAGACCAAGCTCGAGCTGCGGGCCGGGTCCACCGCCACGGACTGGCAGATGGCCAAGATGGCCATCCGCATCAACGACTCGCCCTGGGACCACGGCCACGCGCTCTTCGACACGGGCATCCCGCAGGCCTACGTGgccgtcaacgacgtcgTCAGCTCGCGCGCCAACACGACCACGTCCAAGTTCATCAAGACGCACCCCAAGGTCCTCGCCAGGCGCAGCAAGGTCGTCGTCTGCGTGCCCGACGAGGAGAACCCCATCGCGACCtacaccgtcgtcgcccagggcgccggccggccggacCCGGCCACCATGCAGCCGTCGGGGTTCGTGATGGAGTCGGCGCCGAGCGCGGACAGGGGGCCCTACATCAACACGGGCAGGATGTTCTACAACGGGTTCGACGCCATGTTCGACTCCGAGTGTGGCTGGTTCGGGCTGTCTGAGATCTCGGAGGAGGGCGGCTCCAAGAAGAGGGCCACTTGTCCTGCGTGA
- a CDS encoding cytochrome P450 has translation MALLTLALASLILSLVYLAVRHVLRPAEPRATNFPPGPPTIPFLGNLHQIPLTKPFLQFAEWSRTHGSHGLVGLRLGPSSSAVVVNSWKAARDLLDQRGAVYSSRPYVPIVEYVVPPPGDIHLVFMPYGPKWRKARKTVTDFLRDDEVDGLLPLQDAESSQMMHELLSAPGRYHDHILRYFGAVIMTSVFGTRGRDFSDEGRIKQFFACQAEWAGMLDQGAVPPFDVFPFLRHVPDVLTPWRGWQRRAAALKSKQNGLYHDLFEEARARVERGKAGDSFVASLLRNNARDGYSEVELEYITGFLMEGGSDTTAGAFETFVLAMAAYPDVQKRAQAEVDSVFGRDGVRSEKARADALPYLKACFLETLRWRPGFPLAIPHATTQDDVYQGYHIPANTTILMNIWAISHDPDEYEDPDSFRPERFLDGKFGTSSSREESKETAGGDQSRRPTYGFGAGRRVCAGQRMAENSMLMTMSKLLWYFDVVPGARAPDTGVQTAFKDAILTGPKPFDVSFNVRGEQRRGVLVDEWAKADAWLGQFE, from the exons ATGGCCCTGTTGACCCTGGCATTGGCCTCTTTGATCCTCTCGCTCGTCtacctcgccgtccgccATGTCCTCCGTCCCGCCGAACCACGCGCCACTAACTTCCCCCCGGGGCCTCCGACCATCCCCTTCCTCGGCAACCTCCACCAGATCCCGTTGACCAAGCCGTTCCTCCAGTTCGCCGAATGGAGCCGGACCCACGGCTcccacggcctcgtcggcctgcgcctcgggccgagcagcagcgccgtcgtcgtcaactcGTGGAAGGCCGCCCGCGACCTGCTGGACCAGCGCGGCGCCGTCTACTCGTCGCGGCCCTACGTGCCCATCGTCGAGTAcgtcgtgccgccgccgggcgaCATCCACCTCGTCTTCATGCCGTACGGGCCCAAGTGGCGCAAGGCGCGCAAGACCGTCACCGACTTCctgcgcgacgacgaggtcgacggcctgctgCCCCTGCAGGACGCCGAGTCCTCGCAGATGATGCACGAGCTgctgtcggcgccgggccGGTACCACGACCACATCCTGCGGTacttcggcgccgtcatcatgaCGAGCGTCTTCGGCACGAGGGGCCGCGACTTCAGCGACGAGGGGAGGATCAAGCAGTTCTTCGCCTGCCAGGCCGAGTGGGCGGGCATGCTGGACCAGGGCGCCGTGCCGCCTTTTGACGTGTTCCCCTTCCTGCGGCACGTGCCGGACGTCCTGACGCCATGGCGGGGCTGGCAGCGGCGGGCCGCGGCGCTGAAGTCGAAGCAGAATGGGCTGTATCACGACCTCTTCGAGGAGGCCAGGGCGCGCGTCGAGCGGGGCAAGGCTGGGGACAGCTTCGTCGCCAGCCTCCTCCGGAACAACGCCAGGGACGGCTACagcgaggtcgagctggAGTACATCACGGGGTTCCTGATGGAGGGCGGGTCCGACACGACCGCCGGCGCTTTCGAGACGTTCGTgctcgccatggccgcctATCCGGACGTGCAGAAGAGAGCGCAAGCCGAGGTCGACTCGGTCTTTGGCAGGGATGGCGTCCGGTCCGAGAAAGCCAGGGCAGACGCGTTGCCTTACCTCAAGGCGTGTTTCCTCGAG ACTCTGCGATGGCGTCCGGGTTTCCCGCTCGCCATCCCCCACGCCACGACCCAGGACGATGTCTATCAGGGGTACCATATCCCCGCCAACACGACCATTCTCATGAACATCTGGGCCATCAGCCACGATCCGGACGAGTACGAGGACCCGGACTCTTTCAGACCAGAGCGGTTCCTGGACGGCAAGTTcggcaccagcagcagtcgTGAGGAGTCGAAGGAGACAGCAGGGGGGGACCAGTCCCGCCGGCCCACCTACGGCTTCGGCGCAGGGAGGAGAGTCTGCGCGGGCCAGCGGATGGCCGAGAACAGCATGCTGATGACCATGTCGAAGCTCCTGTGGTACTTTGACGTCGTGCCCGGAGCCCGGGCGCCGGACACCGGTGTGCAGACGGCTTTCAAGGACGCCATCCTGACGGGTCCGAAGCCCTTCGACGTCAGCTTCAACGTACGGGGCGAGCAGCGGCGAGGGGTCCTGGTCGACGAATGGGCCAAGGCGGATGCGTGGCTTGGACAGTTTGAGTAG
- a CDS encoding POT family protein, translated as MNDDVDTKDNISRLDAAQVHPDTPVKPPSPQWEGLRRVPDKLPAVALLILVVELGERFTYFGLSGPIQNYINNPYDPASDLPGALGRGQAVATALGNFFKFWAYASTVIGAVVADQYLGKFKAILAACAVYVVGLVILVATSTPASIQNGAGFGGLIAAMVTIGLGTGGIKANVTPMCAEQYRNSHAVVRTLKSGEEVLVDPELTVQRLFMWFYWVVNIGALSPLITVNVEAHHSFWLAYLIPLIAILISAAVFLSGQKKYVKVPPEGSAIVDALRVARIAMREKGFENATPSALREAGRDGNYAVVGEAWYTDGYVVDVMRGLKSCKMFLFFPLYFVCWIQIWNNLISQAGEMALHGTPNDLLQNLDPIALCIFIPFLDMVVYPLLRKYRIDFDPVTRIFTGFLFASVSMVYASVLQHRIYNSPPKSIHVWIQAPAYILVALSEAFIIVTGLELAFTQAPKNLRSVVSALFWLTIGVAAAICIALAPVSQDPYLVWMYGSLGIVGFVAGCSFYACFYPGRSKRSPEQDVIIEGRTP; from the exons ATgaacgacgacgtcgacaccAAGGACAACATCTCCAGGCTGGATGCGGCGCAGGTGCATCCAGACACACCTGTCAAGCCGCCTAGCCCGCAGTGGGAAGGCCTTCGAAGAGTCCCGGACAAGCTTCCCGCGGTTGCGCTGCTGATTCTGGTTGTAGAA CTCGGCGAGCGGTTCACATATTTCGGGCTGAGCGGACCGATCCAGAACTACATCAA CAACCCGTATGATCCCGCATCCGATCTCCCCGgggccctcggccgcggccaagCCGTCGCGACAGCGCTGGGCAACTTCTTCAAGTTCTGGGCGTACGCATCTACCGTCATCGGGGCCGTCGTAGCAG ACCAGTATCTCGGAAAGTTCAaggccatcctcgccgcctgcgccgtgtacgtcgtcggcctggttatcctcgtcgccacctcgacgccggcgtcgatccAGAACGGCGCgggcttcggcgggctgatCGCCGCCATGGTCaccatcggcctcggcaccggcggcatCAAGGCCAACGTGACGCCCATGTGCGCCGAGCAGTACCGCAACTCCCACGCCGTCGTGCGGACCTTGAAGtcgggcgaggaggtcctGGTCGACCCGGAGTTGACCGTCCAGAGGCTCTTCATGTG GTTCTACTGGGTCGTTAACATCGGCGCCCTCTCGCCGCTGATCACCGTCAACGTCGAGGCGCACCACTCATTCTGGCTGGCGTACCTCATCCCGCTCAT TGCAATCctcatctcggccgccgtcttcctctcgGGCCAGAAGAAGTACGTCAAAGTGCCGCCCGAGGGCTCGGCgatcgtcgacgcccttcgCGTGGCCCGCATCGCCATGCGGGAGAAGGGCTTCGAGAACGCCACGCCCTCGGCGCTGAGAGAGGCGGGACGCGACGGCAActacgccgtcgtcggcgaggcctgGTACACGGACGGATACGTCGTGGACGTGATGCGCGGCCTGAAGAGCTGCAAG AtgttcctcttcttcccgcTCTACTTCGTCTGCTGGATCCAAATCTGGAATAACCTCATCTCCCAGGCGGGCGAGATGGCCTTGCACGGCACCCCCAACGACTTGCTTCAGAACCTAGATCCCATCGCCCTGTGCATCTTCATCCCCTTTCTTGATA TGGTGGTCTACCCTCTCCTCCGCAAATACCGCATCGACTTCGACCCCGTCACCCGGATCTTCACGGGGTTCCTCTTCGCCTCGGTCTCCATGGTCTACGCCAGCGTGCTGCAGCACCGCATCTACAACTCCCCGCCCAAGAGCATCCACGTCTGGATCCAGGCGCCCGCGTACATCCTCGTGGCGCTGTCCGAGgccttcatcatcgtcaccggGCTCGAGCTGGCCTTCACCCAGGCACCCAAGAA CCTCCGatccgtcgtctccgcccTGTTCTGGCTGACTATTGGCGTCGCAGCGGCCATTTGCATCGCCCTGGCGCCCGTCTCCCAGGACCCTTACCTGGTGTGGATGTACGGGTCCCTGGGGATCGTCGGCTTCGTGGCCGGCTGCTCCTTTTACGCGTGCTTCTACCCGGGCCGCAGCAAGCGAAGCCCCGAGCAAGACGTGATCATCGAGGGTAGGACGCCCTAG
- a CDS encoding Alpha beta hydrolase fold protein translates to MTVPKESRDGPWPRPVAGRLAFPAADYPGIDPDWVRLWNEHGGGMVRADEVSIERYRESPAQYSFTYPTCRGPDVFHVEDRKVPVTRPAGKVTVRIYTPEGPGPFPVHLNFHGGGWVLGGLNSEAAWCRHICNKANIKVIDVDYRMGPEFKFPTAIYDCWDTVKWAVKHAAALNIDSSSVSFGGLSAGGQMSAVLAHFARDEHVAIKLHLMIVPATDMRYCRRRIEQLDESNCPYESARLYRDLPWGPLGREQWFLKYWLGDDDDEQERLLDDWRLTPVLAPDLSNLPPAHIVTAEFDLERDEGEHYGRLLRDAGNRVSMKRYAGVPHAFAHFNHPERGLARSFEFIDDTAGLLRAAHYGDGA, encoded by the exons ATGACAGTCCCGAAAGAGTCGAGAGACGGaccatggccaaggccggTCGCCGGCCGGCTGGCGTTTCCTGCCGCCGACTACCCGGGGATCGATCCCGACTGGGTCCGTCTTTGGAACGAGCACGGCGGGGGGATGGTCAGGGCCGACGAGGTGAGCATCGAACGATACCGAGAGTCGCCGGCGCAGTACAGCTTCACGTATCCGACTTGCAGAG GCCCCGACGTGTTCCATGTGGAGGACCGTAAAGTCCCGGTCACACGCCCGGCTGGAAAGGTGACTGTGCGGATCTACACCCCCGAAGGACCGGGTCCTTTTCCCGTGCATCTCAACTTTCATGGCG GCGGATGGGTTCTGGGGGGGCTCAACAGCGAAGCTGCATGGTGCCGGCACATTTGCAACAAGGCCAACATCAAGGTCATCGACGTGGACTACCGCATGGGACCGGAATTCAAGTTTCCCACGGCAATATACGACTGCTGGGACACCGTCAAATGG GCCGTCAAGCACGCAGCAGCCCTGAACATAGACTCGTCAAGCGTGTCGTTCGGGGGACTCTCCGCTGGAGGCCAGATGTCGGCCGTGCTGGCCCACTTTGCCAGGGACGAACATGTGGCGATCAAGCTGCACCTGATGATCGTGCCGGCGACGGACATGAGGTATTGCCGCCGCAGGATCGAGCAGCTTGACGAGTCCAACTGCCCGTACGAGAGCGCCCGCTTGTACCGCGACCTTCCCTGGGGGCCCCTGGGACGCGAGCAGTGGTTTCTGAAATACTGGCTCGGGGATGACGACG ACGAGCAGGAGAGGCTCCTCGACGATTGGCGGCTCACGCCGGTGCTGGCGCCCGACTTGAGCAACTTACCCCCAGCCCACATCGTCACCGCCGAGTTCGATCTGGAGAGGGACGAGGGAGAACACTACGGGCGCCTCCTCCGGGACGCCGGCAACCGGGTGTCGATGAAGCGGTACGCGGGGGTGCCACACGCGTTTGCGCACTTCAACCACCCCGAGAGGGGCCTCGCCAGGAGCTTCGAGTTCATCGACGACACTGCCGGGCTGCTCAGGGCGGCCCATTACGGGGACGGAGCGTAG
- a CDS encoding Amidohydrolase, whose translation MHFSTLFLSTALMAAGSVLGAPPAPLAERTPVAESIVNATALGIDVYGAIPEDAVKVADGHYTAEPGTNAWAWIRAQIDLPDTAHTRSENEKRQWANIGIGMFAQDWCNGQSSWFDNVQYNVHHVDAVNMFSVGISYRGLRGNEQLDFSRRSGNGDLCGQYLYSAQPNTPIGCFNSQLINCFNLKFR comes from the exons ATGCATTTCTCaaccctcttcctctccaccGCCCTCATGGCCGCCGGCAGCGTTCTCGGCGCTCCCCCCGCTCCTCTTGCCGAGCGCACGCCCGTGGCCGAGTCCATCGTCAACGCGACTGCGCTTGGCATCGACGTGTACGGCGCCATccccgaggacgccgtcaaggtgGCGGACGGTCACTACACCGCCGAGCCGGGCACCAACGCGTGGGCCTGGATCCGCGCCCAGATCGACCTTCCGGACACGGCCCACACCCGCAGCGAGAACGAGAAGCGCCAGTGGGCCAACATTGGCATCGGCATGTTTGCCCAAGACTGGT GCAACGGCCAGTCCTCCTGGTTCGACAACGTGCAGTACAATGTGCaccacgtcgacgccgtcaacaTGTTCAGCGTTGGTATCAGCTACCGCGGTCTCCGCGGCAACGAGCAGCTTGATTTCAGCAGGCGTTCCGGCAACGGTGACTTGTGCGGACAGTACCTCTACTCTGCCCAGCCCAACACCCCCA TCGGTTGCTTCAACTCCCAGCTCATCAACTGCTTCAACCTCAAGTTCAGGTGA